One region of Miscanthus floridulus cultivar M001 chromosome 19, ASM1932011v1, whole genome shotgun sequence genomic DNA includes:
- the LOC136526216 gene encoding uncharacterized protein: protein MASQGWCADRLGDWIKKNPTKRAKDAKDKLEGDYGIKLKYSKAWSGLKVALDQIHGKYEESFHLLFNWAAQLEISSPRSRVEIELEKVGKKNRFKRIFVALKPCIDGFLAGCRPFVGVDASFLNGKYTGQLASATGVDGHNWLYHIAFGVFHSETEDNWKWFLENLHSAIGDPPGLVLCSDACKGLEKAVGAVFPQAENRECTRHMYNNFMKHYSGDVFTDHLYPAARSYTEGMFKWHMKKIFQFAPAAIDYFQEYHPRIWYRSGFSEDSKCDYLTNNVSESFNAQIKDLKGLHLHELVDMIRELIMEKRYIRKKIAQKWAEGILPGVMKDLNLISKNLKVVKVKVSDDDFAEVTLLDDWNNQRRHTVDLKNNKCSCREWQVTGKPCKHALAWILSNRGMRIDDFVHEYYSVARFKATYEDRVEPMPDRSQWLEIDLGFKVHPPLLGRAAGRPKVQRQRGCLEKNLDKKKVRCSRCGGFGHFAKTCKLEMVGEDGETATTKKRKRTDCTLEKEAGPSNGKKKKATKKKKTPTKKKTPLKKKQKRDAAAPPPKMAVNCELLPTMACDMCTGCCEL, encoded by the exons ATGGCTAGTCAGGGCTGGTGTGCAGATAGGCTTGGAGATTGGATTAAGAAAAACCCAACAAAGAGAGCAAAGGATGCAAAGGACAAATTGGAAGGTGACTATGGAATTAAGCTGAAGTACTCAAAAGCTTGGTCTGGTTTGAAGGTTGCCTTGGATCAAATACATGGTAAGTATGAGGAAAGCTTTCACCTTCTTTTCAACTGGGCTGCACAGCTAGAAATAAGTTCACCTAGAAGTAGAGTAGAGATAGAGTTAGAGAAGGTTGGTAAAAAGAATAGGTTCAAGAGGATTTTTGTTGCTTTGAAGCCTTGCATTGATGGATTCCTAGCAGGTTGTAGACCCTTTGTAGGAGTAGATGCTTCTTTTCTGAATGGAAAGTATACTGGACAGTTGGCTTCTGCAACAGGTGTAGATGGGCACAACTGGTTATATCATATTGCATTTGGTGTGTTTCACTCAGAGACTGAGGACAACTGGAAGTGGTTCCTAGAGAATTTGCACAGTGCCATAGGAGACCCTCCAGGACTTGTGTTATGTTCAGATGCTTGTAAAGGATTAGAGAAAGCTGTGGGGGCTGTTTTCCCACAAGCTGAAAACAGGGAGTGTACTAGGCACATGTACAACAACTTCATGAAACACTACTCAGGGGATGTTTTCACTGACCACCTGTACCCTGCTGCAAGGAGCTACACAGAAGGCATGTTCAAGTGGCATATGAAGAAAATCTTTCAGTTTGCTCCAGCTGCAATTGACTACTTTCAAGAGTATCATCCTAGGATATGGTATAGAAGTGGCTTCTCTGAGGATAGTAAATGTGATTATTTAACTAATAATGTCTCTGAGTCCTTCAATGCTCAGATCAAGGACTTAAAAGGACTTCATCTCCATGAGTTAGTTGACATGATAAGAGAGTTGATAATGGAGAAAAGGTACATAAGAAAGAAGATTGCACAGAAATGGGCAGAAGGAATCCTACCTGGAGTCATGAAGGACTTGAACCTTATAAGTAAGAACCTCAAAGTTGTGAAGGTTAAAGTTAGTGATGATGACTTTGCAGAGGTGACACTGTTGGATGACTGGAACAACCAGAGAAGGCACACAGTAGATCTTAAAAATAACAAGTGTTCATGCAGGGAATGGCAGGTAACTGGCAAGCCATGTAAGCATGCCTTGGCATGGATACTATCCAACAGAGGTATGCGCATAGATGATTTTGTGCATGAATATTACTCTGTTGCTAGGTTCAAAGCTACCTATGAGGATAGAGTTGAACCAATGCCAGACAGATCGCAGTGGCTAGAAATTGATCTTGGGTTCAAGGTTCACCCACCTCTGCTGGGAAGAGCAGCAGGTAGGCCTAAGGTTCAAAGACAAAGAGGGTGCCTAGAAAAAAATCTAGACAAAAAGAAAGTGAGATGCAGCAGATGTGGAGGTTTTGGACACTTCGCCAAGACCTGCAAACTTGAAATGGTTGGAGAGGATGGCGAAACTGCTACAACAAAGAAAAG GAAGAGGACAGATTGCACCCTTGAAAAAGAAGCTGGACCATCAAatgggaagaaaaagaaggcaacaaagaagaagaaaactcctACGAAGAAAAAAACTCCCTTGAAGAAGAAGCAGAAGAGAgatgctgctgctcctccaccaAAG ATGGCTGTGAACTGTGAACTGCTGCCTACAATGGCCTGTGACATGTGCACTGGATGCTGTGAACTGTGA